CGCCACCATCTGTTACGAAGTCATTTTAGGCCAGCAGGTGCGTGATAACTTCCAGGCCGACACCGATATGTTGCTGACTATCTCGAATGATGCCTGGTTTGGTCACTCCATCGGCCCCTGGCAGCACCTGCAAATGGCGCAAATGCGCGCACTGGAGCTGGGGCGTCCTTTGCTGCGAGCCACCAATAACGGCGTAACAGCCGCAATTACGCCCGAAGGTGATATCAGCGCCAGCCTGCCGCAGTTTACTCAGGCGGTGTTGACAGCCCAGGTCATCCCCTCAACCGGCATGACACCTTATGCCCGCTTTGGCTCCTGGCCACTGTCGTTGACAGAAGCTATCCTTGGGATCATTGCGCTGCTACGCCGCCAGCGTTAACCCACCTCACGCTCATTCTCTATACAACAAGACATGCTCTGACATGTCTTGTTGCATTTCTGGCACACGATTTGCTTATAACCTGAGGGAAACGTTTGATGTTGCCCGTTTGCAAGCCGTGAATGCACTGGTTAAGCACACTTTCAGAGCATCACCTGCACCAAACTGGTGCCATAAACTGTTATTGCAGCACTTTGGTGCGGGACGCATCGCAAAAAACAAACATTATCGTTTCAATATGTTTACAATCCGCTATTTTTAGATCTGACAGCGTTTTATTCGCTCTTTAGGCGGTGCACAGCATGGCATGAACGGTATACGAACTGCCGGGCGATGTCTGGCACCGACCACAACAGCAAAGGAGTTAGAACATGCAATTGCGCAAACTGGCACTGTCATTACTGTTGATCTCAGCAACCGGCACTCTGGCCCACGCAGAAGAACTGACGGGGACACTGAAAAAAGTCAAAGATAATGGTGTTATCGTTATTGGCCACCGCGAATCGTCAGTGCCATTCTCCTACTATGACAGCCAGCAAAAAGTGGTGGGGTATTCACAGGCCTACTCCGAAAAGATTATCGAAGCCGTCAGAAAAAAACTGGATGCGCCAAACTTGCAGGTAAAACTTATCCCCATCACCTCGCAAAACCGTATTCCGCTGTTACAAAACGGAACTTACGACCTGGAATGTGGCTCTACAACCAACAACCTCGAACGTCAGCAACAGGTGGCATTTTCCGACACCATCTTCATCATCGGCACACGCCTGCTGACCAAGAAAGACTCTGCCATTAAAGATTTCAGTGAGCTGGCAGGTAAAGCCGTCGTCGTTACCTCAGGCACCACCTCAGAAGTGTTGCTCAACAAAATGAACGAAGAGAAGAAACTCAATCTTCGTATCATCAGTGCCAAGGATCATGGTGACTCATTCCGCACGCTGGAAAGTGGCCGTGCTGTGGCGTTCATGATGGATGATGCGCTGCTGGCAGGCGAGCGCGCCAAGGCCAAAACGCCGGATGAATGGGTGATAACCGGTACACCGCAGTCCCGCGAGGCCTACGGCTGTATGCTGCGTAAAGACGATCCGCAATTTAAACAACTGGTTGATGCCACCATAAGCCAGGTGCAAACCTCTGGTGAGGCTGAAAAATGGTTCGAAACCTGGTTTAAAAACCCGATCCCGCCGAAAAACCTGAACATGAACTTTGAGCTCTCTGACGATATGAAAGCCTTGTTCAAAGCACCAAACGATAAGGCGCTATAACCGAATTAATAATGACAATAAAGGGCAGTAATCTGCCTTCCGATTGCTGATTCGTGGCAAGACAGACAGGTGCCGGGTGGTCGTTCCCCATCCAGCAAAGCCATAAGCCACTCATCAATCTTCGGGGTAGCGAAGGCTACCCCTTTTTTACCGGAGTTTGTTATGTCAATAGATTGGAACTGGGGTATCTTCCTGCAACCCGCTCCGTTCGGGAATACGACGTATTTGGGGTGGATTATCTCCGGCCTTAAGGTCACGGTTTCACTGTCCATCTGTGCCTGGATTATCGCCTTCCTGCTGGGCTCGCTGTTTGGTATTTTGCGTACTGCCCCCAGCCGCCTGCTCTCGGGCATAGGTACCTGTTATGTCGAACTGTTTCGTAATGTGCCGCTAATCGTACAATTCTTCAGTTGGTATCTGGTTGTGCCAGAATTATTACCTGTCAAAATCGGCATGTGGTTTAAAGCCGAACTCGACCCGAATATCCAGTTTTTTGTCTCTTCAATGTGTTGCCTTGGCATGTTTACCGCAGCCCGTGTCTGTGAACAGGTACGCGCGGGAATTCAATCACTGCCACGCGGCCAGAAAGCAGCGGGCCTGGCCATTGGTCTGACGCTTCCCCAGACCTATCGTTACGTGTTGCTGCCCAACGCTTATCGGGTGATAGTGCCGCCGCTAACCTCAGAAATGCTAAACCTGGTCAAAAACTCCGCTATTGCGTCTACCATCGGCCTGGTTGACATGGCGGCGCAGGCAGGAAAATTGCTGGACTACTCCGCACACGCTTATGAATCGTTTAGCGCCATCACGCTGGCTTATGTCGGTATTAACGCCATCATTATGTTGATTATGCAGGTTGTTGAACGTAAAACCCGCCTGCCGGGTCATATGGGGAGTAAATGACCATGTACAATTTTGACTGGAGCTCCATCCCCCCGAGCATGCCTTATCTGTTACAAGGCCTGGGGATAACGCTAAAGATAACGCTGACGGCGGTGATTATCGGGATTGTCTGGGGAACTGTACTGGCAGTAATGCGCCTTTCACCCATCAAACCAGTCAGTTGGTTTGCGAAACTGTATGTTAACCTGTTTCGCTCCGTGCCGCTGGTGATGGTGTTATTGTGGTTCTATCTGATTGTGCCGAGCTTATTACAAAATGTGCTTGGCCTGTCACCGAAAACCGATATTCGACTGGTATCGGCTATGGTAGCCTTTTCGCTGTTTGAAGCAGCCTATTATTCTGAAATTATCCGCGCAGGCATTCAGAGTATCTCCAGAGGGCAGTCATCCGCGGCGCTGGCATTAGGGATGACACACTGGCAATCCATGCAACTGGTGATTCTGCCGCAGGCGTTCCGGGCCATGATCCCCCTGCTACTGACGCAAGGCATCGTCTTGTTTCAGGATACGTCACTGGTGTACGTACTCAGTCTGGCTGATTTCTTCCGTACCGCCACCACCATTGGTGAACGCGATGGTACGCAGATAGAGATGATCCTGTTCGCAGGCGTGGTGTATTTTGCTATCAGCCTCTCAGCGTCGATGCTGGTCAATTATTTGAAGAGAAGGACGGTTTGATGATTTTCCTGAAAAATGTTTCTAAGTGGTATGGTCAATTTCAGGTGCTGACCGACTGCTCCACCGAAGTCAAGAAAGGTGAAGTCGTGGTGGTATGCGGGCCTTCTGGCTCCGGGAAATCGACCTTAATCAAAACCGTTAATGGCCTGGAGCCTATCCAGCAGGGGCAGATTGAGGTAAACGGGATTCAGGTTAACGATAAACGTACCAATCTGGCCCAACTGCGCTCCAAAGTCGGGATGGTGTTCCAGCATTTTGAACTGTTTCCTCATTTGTCGATTGTTGACAACCTGACGCTGGCACAAGTCAAAGTGTTAAAACGGGATAAAGATGCCGCGCGTGAAAAAGGCCTGAAACTGTTGGCACGAGTGGGATTATCCGCCCATGCCAACAAATTCCCTGGGCAATTGTCCGGTGGTCAGCAGCAGCGTGTCGCCATCGCACGGGCACTGTGTATGGACCCGGTCGCGATGCTGTTTGATGAACCGACCTCAGCGCTTGACCCGGAAATGATCAACGAAGTGCTGGATGTGATGGTGGAACTGGCGCAAGAAGGCATGACCATGATGGTTGTTACCCATGAAATGGGGTTTGCCCGTAAAGTGGCACACCGCGTGATTTTTATGGATGAAGGAAAAATTATTGAAGACACCCGCAAAGAGGACTTCTTTAGTCATCCTCAATCCGAGCGCGCCAAAGATTTTCTGGCGAAAATCCTGCACTAACACATCATCTTTCAGGCTTATTGCCTTATCAGGGTGCTCTGGCACCCTGACTATCAGCCCTGACCCGAGAATATTATCCTTATCTTGACGATGTTTCAGGGCGAAAAAGGCTGACGATGAAACTGGTCATGGCCGCATTTGGGGCAATGGGGCAACACTTCAGGCGTGTAAAACGTCACATGGTGAAGGCACTGTTCACAGACCAGATTGCCAAGCCCCACTACTTCACCACTGTGATAGACACCGTGATGGCTGACATCCTTAAAGATCTCACGCCATTCAAGCTGCGTTTTATCGGTAATATCCGCCAAGTTTTGCCACACACTCTCGCGGATAACCCGCATGAATACACTGTCGGTAAAGGTGTCCTGGCTGTGTACGTAACTGACCGAGAATGCTTGCAGATCACGCTGAAGGGCACTCATCACCTGCTCAATTTCCTTTTGTGTCAACGCGTGCGTTTCCTGCAAATGCTGACGCGCCTGCGACATCAACCGGTCAATATCGCGCTCCCCCGGCTTAACCATTCGGTCACGGCAGACAGCAGTTCTCGATAATACCGAATCACTTTGTTCATCGGGACTCCTTAGCGTAAAGCAACCTTAGCGAGGCTCATTCCCCGTCACACCTCACCAGTGTAGTTGATTTTTCTGCTATAACCGGGAGGGGCTTCCCAATCCCTTGTTTTCCTGCCATGACAGGCACGTACGGCAGAAATCACCGCTACGGGCGTTGCAAGCGGTTGTTGAGCCCGCAACTTATCAGCTATGCTATGCGGATCTTTTGATATGAAACAGCACATGCTACCGAGGTAGCGATTTTCACTAAGGACCACTGGCAGCCATGCAAGAGCAATACCGCCCAGAAGACATCGAAGCGCATGTCCAGCTTCACTGGCAAGAAAAACAGACTTTTAAAGTGACCGAAGAGCCCGGCAAGGAAAAATACTATTGTCTTTCCATGCTGCCTTATCCTTCTGGCCGTCTACACATGGGGCATGTCCGTAATTACACCATCGGTGATGTGATTTCCCGCTACCAACGCATGCTGGGTAAAAATGTGCTGCAACCGATTGGCTGGGATGCATTTGGCCTGCCCGCTGAAGGAGCCGCAGTAAAAAATAATACCGCGCCTGCACCCTGGACGTATGACAACATTGAGTACATGAAAAACCAGTTAAAGCTGTTAGGTTTTGGCTATGACTGGGATCGTGAAATTGCCACCTGCAAACCCGATTACTATCGCTGGGAGCAGTGGTTCTTCACCAAACTGTATGAAAAAGGTCTGGTATACAAAAAGACTTCAGCCGTGAACTGGTGCCCGAACGACCAGACCGTGCTGGCAAACGAGCAGGTGATCGACGGCTGCTGCTGGCGCTGTGACACCAAAGTCGAACGTAAGGAAATTCCGCAGTGGTTTATTAAAATCACCGCTTACGCAGAAGAGCTCCTCAACGATCTTGATACGCTGGAAAGTTGGCCTGAGCAGGTCAAAACCATGCAGCGTAACTGGATTGGCCGCTCTGAAGGGGTGGAAATCACCTTCAACGTGGCTGACAGCAACGATACCCTGACTGTTTATACTACGCGCCCGGATACCTTTATGGGGGTCACTTACGTGGCCGTGGCCGCCGGTCACCCGCTGGCGCTGAAAGCCGCAGCAAACAACCCCGAGCTGCAAGACTTCATTAACGAATGCCGTAACACCAAAGTGGCAGAAGCCGATATGGCAACCATGGAGAAAAAGGGTGTTGCAACCGGCGTGTTCGCTATTCACCCCCTCACCGGTGAAAACGTGCCGGTTTGGGCTGCTAACTTCGTGTTGATGGAGTACGGCACCGGAGCCGTGATGGCGGTGCCGGGTCACGACCAGCGTGACTGGGAATTTGCGCATAAATATCAGTTGCCGGTTAAGCCAGTTATTCTCAATGCCGACGGCAGCGAGCCAGATTTGTCTGGCGAAGCGCAAACCGAAAAAGGCCGTCTGTTTAACTCCGGCGAGTTCGACGGGCTGGATTTTACTGCTGCATTCAATGCCATTGCCGACAAACTGGTCGCTAACGGTGTGGGTCAGCGTAAAGTCAACTACCGCCTGCGTGACTGGGGGGTTTCCCGCCAGCGCTACTGGGGTGCCCCCATCCCGATGGTGACGCTGGAAGATGGCTCCGTTATCCCAACCCCGGAAGATCAATTACCGGTTATTCTGCCGGAAGACGTGGTGATGGATGGTATCACCAGCCCAATCAAAGCAGACCCACAGTGGGCAAAAACCACAGTTAACGGCCAGCCTGCACTGCGTGAAACCGACACCTTCGATACGTTCATGGAGTCGTCCTGGTATTACGCACGTTATACCTGCCCGCAGTATGATAAAGGGATGTTAGACCCGGCTGCCGCTAACTATTGGCTGCCGGTCGATCAGTACGTTGGTGGTATTGAACATGCCATCATGCACCTGATGTATTTCCGCTTCTTCCATAAATTGATGCGTGATGCAGGTCTGGTGAACTCCAGTGAACCGGCTAAACGACTGTTATGTCAGGGCATGGTGCTGGCAGATGCATTCTATTATGTTGGCAACAACGGTGAGCGCGTCTGGGTTTCTCCGGTAGACGTCACGCTGGAGCGCGACGAAAAAGGGCGCATCCTCAAAGCATCCGATAAAGAGGGCCGCGAGCTGGTGTATGCTGGCATGAGCAAAATGTCGAAATCGAAAAACAACGGTATCGACCCGCAAGTGATGGTTGAGCGGTATGGCGCTGACACGGTGCGGTTGTTCATGATGTTCGCCTCCCCTGCGGAAATGACGCTGGAGTGGCAGGAATCGGGTGTGGAAGGGGCCAACCGCTTCCTCAAGCGTGTCTGGAAACAGGTGTACGATCACACCGGAAAAGGTGGTGTACAGCCGTTAGAGGTGGCAGCACTGACCGAAGACCAGAAAGCGTTGCGCCGCGATTTGCATAAAACCATTGCCAAAGTCACTGATGATATTGGCCGTCGCCAGACGTTCAATACCGCCATCGCTGCCATTATGGAGCTGATGAATAAACTGGCCAAAGCACCGCAGGAATCGGAACAAGACCGCGCCCTGACGCAGGAAACACTGCTGGCCGTGGTACGTATGCTTTACCCGTTCACGCCGCATGTCTGCTTCGTGCTCTGGGGCGAACTGCAAGGCGAAGGTGATATCGATAAAGCACCATGGCCAGTGGCTGATGAGCAGGCAATGGTTGAGGACTCGCGTCTGGTGGTCGTTCAGGTCAACGGTAAAGTGCGTGGCAGAATCACCGTCGCGGCCGATGCAACCGAACAGCAAGTGCGTGAGCGTGCAGCCCAGGAGCCGTTGGTGGCAAAATATCTGGATGGCGTCACCGTGCGCAAGGTGATTTTCGTTCCGGGCAAACTGCTTAACCTGGTTGTAGGTTAAGGCAAGGAGGTACTGTGCGACACCCGTTTTTCACGCTGGTGCTGGGGCTGGTGGTCTTAATGACCGCCGGCTGCGGCTTTCATCTGCGCGGCACCACTCAGCTCCCGGCGCAATTTCACAACATGATACTGGATAGTGGCGATCCTTATGGCCCGACAACGCGGGCGATTCGGGAGCAGTTACGTCTGAACAATATCAACATCGTTGATGATGCCAAGCGTAAAGACATTCCCTCACTGCGCCTTATGGGGGAAACACTGACACGCAGTACCGCTTCCATCTTTCAGGACGGGAAAGCCGCAGAATATCAATTTATTCTGACCATGAAAGCGCAGGTGCTGATACCGGGCAGTGATATTTACCCGATTAGCATCTCCGTGTTCCGCTCCTTTTTTGACAACCCTCTCGCCGCACTGGCGAAAGAGGCGGAGCAGGATATCGTCCTAAAAGAGATGCGTGAGCAGGCCGCCCAGCAACTGGTGCGCAAACTGTTAACCATCAAAGGTGCGCAGACAGAGAAAAATAAACCACAAGCGGCTGTCGCTAAACCGGCACACCCATGATCCGTCTTTATCCTGAGCAACTCGCCGCGCAGCTCCATGAGGGGCTGCGCGGTTGTTATCTGCTGTTTGGCAATGAACCGTTGCTGCTACAGGAAAGTCAGGACAATATTCGTCATATCGCCAGTCAGCAAGGTTTTACCGAGCATTTTAGTTTTACGCTGGACAACCACACTGACTGGGATGCTATTTTTTCCACCTGCCAGGCTCTGAGCCTGTTTGCCACTCGCCAGACACTGCTGCTTATATTGCCGGAAAGCGGTATCGCCGCGTCAATCAGCGAACACCTGGTTAAACTCACCACGCTGTTACATCCGGATATTTTGCTGATAGTGCGGGGAGGCAAACTGACCAAAGCGCAGGAAAACAGCGCCTGGTTTAAAGCGTTATCACAGCACGGCGTCTATCTTCCCTGCATGACACCGGAGCAAGAGCACCTGCCACGCTGGGTCGCTCAGCGGGCTAAAAACATGAAGCTGGAACTGGATACAGCCGCAAGCCAGCTCATTTGTTACTGCTATGAAGGGAACCTGCTGGCGCTGGTTCAGGCATTGGAGCGCCTGTCACTACTGTATCCTGATGGTAAACTGACTTTACCGCGCGTTGAGCAGGCAGTAAATGACGCCGCCCACTTCACCCCCTTCCACTGGCTGGATGCCCTGCTCACTGGAAAGAGCAAACGCGCCTGGCACATTTTGCAGCAGTTGCGTCAGGAGGAGTGTGAACCCGTTATTCTGATGCGCACACTCCAGCGCGAATTATTGTTGTTGCTACAGCTAAAACGACAGATGCCAGCCACCCCCTTGCGCACGCTGTTTGACCAGCAAAAAGTGTGGCAGAACCGGCGTACATTGCTGACACAGGCATTGCAGCGCCTGACGATGCACCAGTTGCAACAGGCTATCACCCTGCTCACGCAACTGGAAATCACGTTAAAACAGAACTACGGGCAACCCGTATGGGCAGAGCTTGAAACCCTGTCGATGATCTTGTGTGGCAAGGCATTGCCAGACAGCCTGCTTGAGGTATAGCGCCTTGACCCTGCCAACGCACTCTTCCCTGACAGCCTATTTTGGCGGCACTTTTGACCCGATACATTACGGACATTTGCGCCCGGCGATGGCACTGGCTGAAGAAGCCGGCCTGCACCAGGTGATTTTGTTACCCAACAATGTGCCGCCACACCGCCCTCAGCCTCTGGCTAGCGCTCAGGCACGGAAAGCGATGGTGGAATTGGCGGTGTATAACAACCCGCTATTTCAGGTTGATGACCGGGAACTGCAACGCGCCACACCGTCATATACCATCGAAACGCTGGAAGCGCTGCGGGCAGAGAAAGGCCCGGATGCCGCACTGGCGTTCATCATCGGTCAGGATTCATTATTGACGCTGCATCGCTGGTATCGCTGGCAGGATATCCTCACCTATTGCCATCTGCTGGTGTGCGCCCGCCCGGGCTATCGCCAGCAGCTTGATACCCCCGAGTTACAAGCCTGGCTGGCCGCCCATCTGACAGATGATGTCCGTCACCTGCATCAACACAGTCACGGACGTATTTATTTGGCACACACCCCACTGCTGCCTATTTCAGCGACTGAAATCCGCTCACGCCGCCAGCATGGTATCGACTGTCATGACCTGCTGCCCGCGGCCGTCCTGAAGTATATTGACACACACGGGTTGTATCGATAACCCAAGCGTTGATACCACTCATTATCAGGCCATGCTATACTCCGCCGCTGGTTTCAGCCTGGGGGGGGTAAAGCACCCAGGCCGCGAGAATCCGGCAACAAGCGGGGTCTTGCAGATACCGCTATCCAGCCAGTCAGAATAAGCGGCTGATTAATCAATTATCCAAGGGGGAACCTTTGCAAGGTCAAGCACTCCAAGATTTCGTTATTGATAAAATTGACGATTTAAAAGGTCAGGATATCGTGGCTCTCGATGTCAAAGGGAAGTCCAGTATCACGGATACCATGGTCATCTGTACCGGGACATCCAGCCGCCACGTTATCTCGATTGCCGATCACGTCGTGCAACAATCCCGCGCAGCCGGACTCATGCCCCTGGGTGTTGAAGGTGAAAATGCTGCTGACTGGGTTGTGGTTGATCTTGGTGACGTGATTGTTCATGTGATGCAAGAAGAGAGCCGCCACCTGTACGAACTGGAAAAACTCTGGGGCTGATATGAAGCTGCAACTGGTCGCCGTTGGCACCAAAATGCCTGACTGGGTGCAGACTGGCTTTACCGACTACCTGCGCCGTTTCCCCAAAGATATGCCCTTTGAGCTCACAGAGGTTCCGGCAGGTAAACGCGGTAAAAATGCCGATATTAAGCGCATTCTGGAGCGTGAAGGCGAACTGATGCTGGCCGCAGTGGGCAAAGGTAATCGCATTGTCACGCTGGATATCCCCGGAACTCGCTGGGAAACGCCGCAACTGGCACAGCAACTGGAACGCTGGAAACAGGACGGGCGTGATGTCAGCCTGCTGATAGGCGGCCCGGAAGGTCTGGCACCACAATGCAAGGCCGCAGCAGAGCAGAGCTGGTCGCTCTCGCCGCTGACGCTGCCCCACCCGCTGGTCAGGGTGCTGGTCGCAGAGAGCTTGTACCGTGCCTGGAGCATTACCACCAATCACCCTTACCATCGGGAGTAAGGCGAACGATGAACTTCGTGAAGTAACAGTCGCTGGATGAACATAGAGCGTAAACCCTTTCGTGACTATACCGCCGAAGCGGCCCTGTTTGTACGCCGGGCGCTGGTGGCATTTCTGGTCATCTTGCTGCTAAGTGGTATTTTGGTTTTTAACCTTTACCATTTGCAGGTTTTACGTTTTGACGATTATCGCACCCGGTCAAATGAAAACCGCATCAAGCTGGTACCCATCGCCCCTAGCCGGGGAATTATTTATGACCGTAACGGTACGCCGTTAGCGCTTAATCGCACCATCTATCAGTTGGAGTTAATTCCTGAAAAAGTCAGCGATCTGGAAGAGACGCTACAGGGGCTTAAACCGATTGTTGATTTAAGCGATGAGGATATCGAAAACTTCCGCAAAGAACGCAAACGCTCGCGCCGGTTTACCTCCATCGCCGTCAAAACGGCACTCAGTGAAGTTCAGGTAGCCAGTTTCGCCGTCAATCAATACCGTTTCCCCGGTGTTGAAGTCAAAGGTTATCAGCGCCGTTACTATCCCTACGGTTCAGCGCTGACGCATGTCATCGGCTATGTCTCTAAAATCAACGATAAGGATCTGGACAGGCTGGATAAAGAGGGCAAGCTCGCCGATTACGCGGCTACCCATGACATCGGCAAACTCGGCATTGAGCGGTACTATGAAGAAGTGTTGCACGGCAAACCGGGCTATGAAGAGGTCGAAGTCAATAACCGGGGGCGGGTTATTCGTCAGTTGCATGAGCAGCCACCGCAGGCAGGTAAAGACATTTATCTGACGCTGGATCTCAGCTTGCAACTCTATATTGAAAAATTACTGGCCGGGAGCCGGGCAGCTGTGGTGGTCACCGACCCACGCGACGCCGGCGTGCTGGCGATGGTTTCCACCCCCAGCTATGATCCCAATCCTTTTGTAGACGGCATCTCCGGCAAGGCTTACCGTGCGCTACTCAATGACCCGAACAGGCCGCTTATCAATCGCGCGACGCAGGGCGTGTATCCGCCAGCGTCTACCGTTAAACCGTATATTGCCGTCTCCGCGCTAAGCGCCAGTGTCATCACCCCGTACACCTCACTGTTCGACCCTGGCTGGTGGCAACTTCCCGGCTCGGAAAAACGCTTTCGTGACTGGAAAAAATGGGGGCATGGCCGCCTGAATTTAACCAAGTCTCTGGAAGAGTCTGCGGATACCTTCTTCTATCAGGTAGCGTATGACATGGGTATCGACCGGCTATCGGAGTGGATGACCCGCTTCGGCTATGGTCAGCTCACCGGTATCGACCTGTCGGAGGAGCGCGCGGGAATTATGCCAACCCGTGAATGGAAGATGAAGCGCTACAAGAAACCCTGGTATCAGGGTGATACTATCCCTGTCGGGATCGGCCAGGGCTA
This sequence is a window from Dickeya aquatica. Protein-coding genes within it:
- a CDS encoding glutamate/aspartate ABC transporter substrate-binding protein; protein product: MQLRKLALSLLLISATGTLAHAEELTGTLKKVKDNGVIVIGHRESSVPFSYYDSQQKVVGYSQAYSEKIIEAVRKKLDAPNLQVKLIPITSQNRIPLLQNGTYDLECGSTTNNLERQQQVAFSDTIFIIGTRLLTKKDSAIKDFSELAGKAVVVTSGTTSEVLLNKMNEEKKLNLRIISAKDHGDSFRTLESGRAVAFMMDDALLAGERAKAKTPDEWVITGTPQSREAYGCMLRKDDPQFKQLVDATISQVQTSGEAEKWFETWFKNPIPPKNLNMNFELSDDMKALFKAPNDKAL
- a CDS encoding amino acid ABC transporter permease encodes the protein MSIDWNWGIFLQPAPFGNTTYLGWIISGLKVTVSLSICAWIIAFLLGSLFGILRTAPSRLLSGIGTCYVELFRNVPLIVQFFSWYLVVPELLPVKIGMWFKAELDPNIQFFVSSMCCLGMFTAARVCEQVRAGIQSLPRGQKAAGLAIGLTLPQTYRYVLLPNAYRVIVPPLTSEMLNLVKNSAIASTIGLVDMAAQAGKLLDYSAHAYESFSAITLAYVGINAIIMLIMQVVERKTRLPGHMGSK
- the gltK gene encoding glutamate/aspartate ABC transporter permease GltK, whose translation is MYNFDWSSIPPSMPYLLQGLGITLKITLTAVIIGIVWGTVLAVMRLSPIKPVSWFAKLYVNLFRSVPLVMVLLWFYLIVPSLLQNVLGLSPKTDIRLVSAMVAFSLFEAAYYSEIIRAGIQSISRGQSSAALALGMTHWQSMQLVILPQAFRAMIPLLLTQGIVLFQDTSLVYVLSLADFFRTATTIGERDGTQIEMILFAGVVYFAISLSASMLVNYLKRRTV
- a CDS encoding amino acid ABC transporter ATP-binding protein, giving the protein MIFLKNVSKWYGQFQVLTDCSTEVKKGEVVVVCGPSGSGKSTLIKTVNGLEPIQQGQIEVNGIQVNDKRTNLAQLRSKVGMVFQHFELFPHLSIVDNLTLAQVKVLKRDKDAAREKGLKLLARVGLSAHANKFPGQLSGGQQQRVAIARALCMDPVAMLFDEPTSALDPEMINEVLDVMVELAQEGMTMMVVTHEMGFARKVAHRVIFMDEGKIIEDTRKEDFFSHPQSERAKDFLAKILH
- the leuS gene encoding leucine--tRNA ligase, which translates into the protein MQEQYRPEDIEAHVQLHWQEKQTFKVTEEPGKEKYYCLSMLPYPSGRLHMGHVRNYTIGDVISRYQRMLGKNVLQPIGWDAFGLPAEGAAVKNNTAPAPWTYDNIEYMKNQLKLLGFGYDWDREIATCKPDYYRWEQWFFTKLYEKGLVYKKTSAVNWCPNDQTVLANEQVIDGCCWRCDTKVERKEIPQWFIKITAYAEELLNDLDTLESWPEQVKTMQRNWIGRSEGVEITFNVADSNDTLTVYTTRPDTFMGVTYVAVAAGHPLALKAAANNPELQDFINECRNTKVAEADMATMEKKGVATGVFAIHPLTGENVPVWAANFVLMEYGTGAVMAVPGHDQRDWEFAHKYQLPVKPVILNADGSEPDLSGEAQTEKGRLFNSGEFDGLDFTAAFNAIADKLVANGVGQRKVNYRLRDWGVSRQRYWGAPIPMVTLEDGSVIPTPEDQLPVILPEDVVMDGITSPIKADPQWAKTTVNGQPALRETDTFDTFMESSWYYARYTCPQYDKGMLDPAAANYWLPVDQYVGGIEHAIMHLMYFRFFHKLMRDAGLVNSSEPAKRLLCQGMVLADAFYYVGNNGERVWVSPVDVTLERDEKGRILKASDKEGRELVYAGMSKMSKSKNNGIDPQVMVERYGADTVRLFMMFASPAEMTLEWQESGVEGANRFLKRVWKQVYDHTGKGGVQPLEVAALTEDQKALRRDLHKTIAKVTDDIGRRQTFNTAIAAIMELMNKLAKAPQESEQDRALTQETLLAVVRMLYPFTPHVCFVLWGELQGEGDIDKAPWPVADEQAMVEDSRLVVVQVNGKVRGRITVAADATEQQVRERAAQEPLVAKYLDGVTVRKVIFVPGKLLNLVVG
- the lptE gene encoding LPS assembly lipoprotein LptE; protein product: MRHPFFTLVLGLVVLMTAGCGFHLRGTTQLPAQFHNMILDSGDPYGPTTRAIREQLRLNNINIVDDAKRKDIPSLRLMGETLTRSTASIFQDGKAAEYQFILTMKAQVLIPGSDIYPISISVFRSFFDNPLAALAKEAEQDIVLKEMREQAAQQLVRKLLTIKGAQTEKNKPQAAVAKPAHP
- the holA gene encoding DNA polymerase III subunit delta; translation: MIRLYPEQLAAQLHEGLRGCYLLFGNEPLLLQESQDNIRHIASQQGFTEHFSFTLDNHTDWDAIFSTCQALSLFATRQTLLLILPESGIAASISEHLVKLTTLLHPDILLIVRGGKLTKAQENSAWFKALSQHGVYLPCMTPEQEHLPRWVAQRAKNMKLELDTAASQLICYCYEGNLLALVQALERLSLLYPDGKLTLPRVEQAVNDAAHFTPFHWLDALLTGKSKRAWHILQQLRQEECEPVILMRTLQRELLLLLQLKRQMPATPLRTLFDQQKVWQNRRTLLTQALQRLTMHQLQQAITLLTQLEITLKQNYGQPVWAELETLSMILCGKALPDSLLEV
- the nadD gene encoding nicotinate-nucleotide adenylyltransferase; the encoded protein is MRYSALTLPTHSSLTAYFGGTFDPIHYGHLRPAMALAEEAGLHQVILLPNNVPPHRPQPLASAQARKAMVELAVYNNPLFQVDDRELQRATPSYTIETLEALRAEKGPDAALAFIIGQDSLLTLHRWYRWQDILTYCHLLVCARPGYRQQLDTPELQAWLAAHLTDDVRHLHQHSHGRIYLAHTPLLPISATEIRSRRQHGIDCHDLLPAAVLKYIDTHGLYR
- the rsfS gene encoding ribosome silencing factor; translated protein: MQGQALQDFVIDKIDDLKGQDIVALDVKGKSSITDTMVICTGTSSRHVISIADHVVQQSRAAGLMPLGVEGENAADWVVVDLGDVIVHVMQEESRHLYELEKLWG
- the rlmH gene encoding 23S rRNA (pseudouridine(1915)-N(3))-methyltransferase RlmH, yielding MKLQLVAVGTKMPDWVQTGFTDYLRRFPKDMPFELTEVPAGKRGKNADIKRILEREGELMLAAVGKGNRIVTLDIPGTRWETPQLAQQLERWKQDGRDVSLLIGGPEGLAPQCKAAAEQSWSLSPLTLPHPLVRVLVAESLYRAWSITTNHPYHRE